The DNA window CATCCTTGCGAAAGAAGACTTCAACAATGATAAGAAGGATGCGGGCGAGCTCGGCTCGGGGCACACCGTCACGGCGCTCTATGAGATCATTCCCGCCGGTGAGAAGTCCGATGAACTGCACAGTGTCGATTCGCTTCGCTATCAGCACACAACGGTACCGATTGCGTCAACAAAAAGCGATGAATTGATGATGGTAAAATTCCGATATAAACGACCGGACGATTCGACAAGCAGACTCATCGAACATCCGCTCGTTGACACTCCGGCAGCAACAAATTCGAGTAACAGCACGCCGACGGCGCCCCGGAATTTACACTGGGCAACGACTGTCGCAGAATTCGGTATGATCCTGCGCGACTCCAAGTTCAAAGGCAACTCGCGCATCGCAGATGTGCTCGTCGATGCTCGCGCAGCAAAAGGAGCAGACGCAGAAGGCTACCGCGCCGAGTTTATCAAACTCGTCGAGATGTGCCAACTTCTCGATAAAGCTTCGAACTAAGGGCAATATCACAATCACGATCGGTGAAGCATGCATAGCATTGCTTCACCGATCGTTTATAGATAGGTCTCCATTACATAACTTGCGGTGCTTCGAGCCAATTGTCGAGGCAGAAGCGCTCGTGGGCAATAGAGCACATTACTTTGTTGGTGCCGCTCCTCGCTTCTGGCCCATGATCGTATAGCCGAAGAGCGGGGCCAATACACAGAAATTAACGACGCCGGCAAGGACGGGAATAATCCCGATCACGCCGACGATCGTGCCAGCTGTTCCCATGAAGCCGATATACATCAGGTATGCACCGAGCGCGATGCGAACGAGTCGCCCGATCGGGCTACGCATGAACGTGACGAAGCCACCCATAGTCGTAGTTGGTTTATGTTAAGACTACCGATCCCCTCTGCAAGATGCGTGCCGTTATGATTTTGGAATATTGTCTGTGCGGACTGCGCAATGCCAAATCTTTTAACTACCGTAAAGCTGTCAGTTAGCCCCGAACACCCTAAAACCAGCCATTGATGCCGCCTCGTAAGAATCTTACGGTAGCGAACCTTGAGGGCACAAAAATTGCTTATTTTAACGGTACGATAATGTCTTTAGAATTTCTCTCTGAACGACTATGAGTACAGCTATTCGCAACATCGCGCTTGTCGGCCATGCCACAAGCGGAAAAACAACACTGGCAGAAGGCTTACTATTTGCCGCGGGGGCGACAAGCCGCCGCGGCAAAATATCCGATGGTTCGACCGTGAGCGACTATCATCCCGATGAGATCGCTCGACAACATTCCATCAATACCTGTCTGCTCTCCTTCGCTACCGACTCCACAAAGATCAATCTGCTCGATACGCCCGGTTATGCCGATTTCACCGGTGAGGTGCGCTCGGCCCTGCACGTGGCGGATACCGCACTGATCAATGTGAATGCCGTCGGTGGCGTCGAGATCGGAACGGACCTGGCGTGGGACTTCTGTACCCATGACGAAAACTCCGTCATCTTCGTCGTGAACAAACTCGATTCTCCCGAAGCACATTGGGACGATATCGTCGAGGAAATGAAGCACCACTTCGGCCATGAGGTCGTGGTCGCACAATTCCCGTATAAGACCGGTGCGAGCTTCCATCAGATCATCGATCTCTTGAAGATGAAAATGCTCACCTTCAAGACCGATGGCTCCGGTAATTATACCGAAGAGGATATCCCGGCAGACGTCCGCGAAAAGGCGGAACAGCTTCATAAGGAGTTGGTCGAGATCGTCGCAGAGTCCGACGATACGTTGATGGACGAGTTCTTTGCCAACGACGGCGTACTGACGGAGGAGCATTTCTCGGGCGGCATCCACGAATCGCTGGCGCACCGAAAGCTCTTCCCGATCCTCTGTGCAGCATCGGAGCCGAACATCGGTGTGAAGCGCGTGCTCGAGTTTATTGTCACGAATGCACCGGCACCGGAAGATCATATTGCCGACGTCCGCGGCGTAAACCCAGAGACGAAGCAGGAGGTCAGCCTCAACACCGCACCGAAGGATGCAACAACTGCATTTATCTTCAAGACTGTCAGTGAAGCCCATCTCGGCGATCTGTCGTTCTTCCGTGTCTATCATGGCACGCTGCACCATGGGCAGGATCTCGTGAACGAATCGAACGGCAAACCCGAGCGCGTGATGCAAATCTTCTCGATGTGCGGCAAGAACCGCAAGGAGGTGCAGGAAGTCGGCATTGGCGATATCGCGGCTGCCGTGAAACTCAAAGACACGCATACGAACAATACACTGTCGTCGAAGAGCTTCCCGGTTGTTCTTACGCCTATCACCTTTCCCGAACCCGTCATCACCAACGCCGTTCGGGCGAAGAATAAAGGCGATGAAGAAAAGATCGCGATCGGTGTGCATGCACTCCACGAAGAGGATCCGAGCTTCCTTGTCCGGCAGGATCCGGAACTGGGCCAAACGCTCATCGAAGGTCAGGGCGAACTACATCTCGATATAGCGATCAAGCGTCTGAAAGAGCGGTATAAGATCGATGTCGACGTTGTCGAACCGAAGATCCCGTTCCGCGAAACGATCCGCGGCAATGCCGATACCCGCTATCGCCACCGGAAGCAGTCGGGTGGCGCCGGTCAGTTCGGAGAAGTAGCGATCAAGCTTGCCCCACGCACTCGCGGCGACGGATACGAATTCGAAGATGCCATCGTCGGTGGCGTGATCTCGAACCGATTCATCCCCGCCGTTGACAAAGGCATTCATGAAATGCTCTCTCGTGGGCCGCTGGCTGGGTGTCCGGTTATCGATGTAAAAGTAACCCTCTACGACGGCAAAGAGCATCCGGTGGATTCGAACGAAAACGCGTTCAAGACGGCAGGACGTATCGCCTTCAAGGAAGCATTCCTGCAAGCGAAGCCGGTCTTGCTTGAGCCGGTGTACGACATCGAGATCACCGTGCCGGAGGAGCACATGGGCGACGTCCTCGGCGACATTTCTTCTCGTCGAGGCAAAGTGCAGGGCATGGACGTGCGCGGAACGTTCGAAGTGATCCGAGCACAGATTCCGCTCGCCGAGCTGCATCATTATGCCACGCGGCTTCGCTCGCTCACGCAGGGCAAAGGATCGCATCGACAGAAGTTCAGCCACTACGAAGAAGCACCTCGCGACTTCGCCGATAAAGTGATTACGGCATACGCAGCACACCGCAGCGGCGAAGAAGAATAAGCAGATCGAATTGAGAGTACGCGTCAACAGAGCGGCCACACGGCCGCTCTGTTGATTCATGCGACACCCGAACGCAGCATGTGGTGTTTGCACCCCTAATGAATATTACGGTTATCGGATCGGGCGGTTGGGGGACAGCACTTGCCATCTGCGCAGCAGAACGTGGGCATCGCGTCACACTCTGGTCGCGCAGAAGCGAACAGGCGCATGCACTCGCTGCGACGCGAACGAATGATGCATATCTCCCCGGCATTACGATCCCACTGCAGATCGAGATCACAAGCGATCCGACCGTTCTTTCCGATGCTGAGTTATACATCCTCGCCGTTCCGTCTCAGTCAATGCGCGAAGTGGCAACGACCCTTCGCCCGCATTTGAATGCGAATGCAATCTTCGTCAGTGCATCGAAAGGCATCGAACGTCATACGCTTCGCAGAATGACGGAAGTACTCGCGGATACTCTTGCCCTAAACCCATCACAGCTTGTATGCCTCAGCGGCCCAAGTCACGCCGAAGAGGTTGCGAGGAAGATCCCGACCGTGCTTGTGGCGGCATCCTACTCGCACGATACGGCGCGTCTTGTGCAGGATGCGCTCGTCCTTCCCTATCTGCGTGTGTATTCGTCGAACGATGTAGTCGGTGTCGAACTCGCCGGTGCGTTGAAGAATGTGATCGCCATTTGCGCCGGCATTCTCGATGGCGAAGGCTATGGTGATAACACGGTTGCTGCACTCGTCACCCGCGGTCTTGCCGAAATGCGTCGTCTCGGGATTGCACTTGGCGCTGAAGAGCCGACATTCAGCGGGATCGCAGGTCTTGGCGATCTCGTGGTGACGTGTCTCTCGAAGCACTCTCGTAACCGACGCGTCGGCATCGCGCTCGGCCGTGGGAAGACGCTCACGGAAATACTCGATTCGATGACAATGGTCGCCGAAGGGGTCTGGACGACGGAGTCAGCTCAGGAACTTGCGTCAAAACATAACATCGAGATGCCCATCGTCGAAGAAACCTACAAGATCCTCTTCGAGAACAAAGACCACCGCCAGGCAACGGAAGAACTCATGCGCCGTCAAACGAAGGACGAGCGCTGGTAAGCTCATGCGGTGAACTCCGCCAAAAGAAAAACGCATACTGCAACAGGGATGAAGCCCACTGCTACAGTATGCGTTTGTACGTCCTCAACAATCGTTACTTCTTCTCCGGGTAGAGAACGATCTTTGCGAAGTTCTTCTGCGAACAATAGGTCTTTGCCGCAGCGAAAATATCGTCGCCGGTAATTTCTTTGATAAAGTTTGCACGATCGAGGATCATGTGCGGATCTTCATGATCGGTATATGCCTGTCGAAGTGCCGAAAGCCAGAAATCGTTTTTCTTCAGGTTCACTTCGTATTCCTTCTGAGCCATGGCTTTTACCTTCGCAACGTAGGTCGGCTCCGGCGCTTTCATCGTCATCGTATCGAGCTTCTGCTTTACCGCACCGATGAGTTCATTCACGCGATCGGGGGCGCAACTAAAGAAAATGCTCATCTGGTACTGCTCGATCGGATAATGTTGCGGCTGCGGTTGTACGCTGACGAAATACACGCCGCTCATATCCTCGCGCAATGTTTCGCGAAGCTTGATCTCGAGTACCTGAGCCATCTCCGAAAAGACAAATCGGTTGCGCGGATTGTACTGGAACGGCCCGGAGAGTGTAAGGTATACAAAGCTCTTGGGCTCCGTGCCTTTATACACGGTTTCATCGACAGCACCCTTTGGCGAGCGGATGCCGAGGTCGCGCCATGCAGGTGTGCGTGGCGAGGACGGCAAACTGGCAACATACTGTTCAATATAGCCCTTCAACTTCGTCGTATCGACAGTACCGACCACAAAGAACGTCCAGCCATCGAAGTTGGAGTACTGTTCTTTATAAAACGTCAGTGCCTTATCAAGCGAAACCTTCGAGAGGCGTTCCTCGCTCATCGGAACGGTGCGCGGGTGATGCTGTGTCAGTACGACCCCAACCGAATCGAAGAACGTTGCCTCCGGCGACGCTCCCTGAGTCTTCAAGTATGCACCGTACTTATTGATCGTCGCCTTACACGCATCTTCGTCGCGGCGCGGGGACGTAGCGTATAGATAGAGCAATTGGAACATCGTCTCCAGGTCGGCGGGAGCAGCGCTGCCACGGAACCCGTCGGAGAGCGAGCTGATCGACGGCGAAAGCGAGACGACCTTTCCGGCAAGCATTTTTTCAAGCGTGCTCGCATCGAAATTTCCCACACCCGACTCGTCCACAATATTATCGGCCATTTCTGCCGACACTGCATCTGTATCGGATGCTAATGACGTACCGCCCGGCACTTGGGCCGAGAACAGGACTTGATCGTTCTTGAAATCGGTCGGCTTGACCACCACCTGCGATCCGTTCGAAAGCTTCCAGATCGTTACACCGAGATCGGGTATCGACTTGCTGCTGACAATCCTGCCGCGCGTCGGCAGCTTCGCCATCAGGGGTTCGTTCGAAACTTTGTCCTCGTATGCAGCGAGCTGTTCATGCTGCACTTCGGTATAGATTGTGCGAAGCTCACTTTCAGTCGGGATCGCAACACCGGCTTTCCGCAACGAACTCTGCAACATCACCGGACCGGCATTTGCGATCAACGGCTTTGTTAGTTCGTTGACCTCTGCGATTGTCATTCCCGGGACGTATTTCTTTGCAAGCTCATTCTCATACACGATGCCGGGGAACGGCTCTTGGTGGAGGAAGTGGCGAACATATTCGTCGGCAAACTTCTCTGATTCGGTTTTATCGCGCTCCTGAAATAGTTTGTCGTATGAACGCAACAATTCTTTTTTCTCGCGCTCGAGTTCGCTGGCCGTAAAGCCATGCTCCTTCACGCGGACAAGCTCTTCGAGCATCGTCTTGATGCATTGGGAGACCATCCCTGGTTTCTCGATGCAAAATAACGAGAAGTTGGTGATCCCGCCAAGGTCGCCCCCATCGTTTGCAGCGGCATAGATAAACGGTGCATCCGGCTTTCTGCCCATCTCCTGCAGACGCTTGTTGAGCATGCTGACAAAGAGTCCGCGCACAAGCTGTGCCCGGTATTCACCGACCGTACGCTCAGGCTGATCCGGTCGCTGAAAACTCATCTGGAACATATTGAACTGCAGCTCGGAATCGCTGGCGACCGCGATACGAAGCGAGTCGTGCATCGGCACCGTGAACTTCGTGCGTTCGCGTTCGCCCGGCGGATTTTGCAGCGAGCCGAACTTCGACTTGATCTGGTTCTCCATCCAGTTCACGTCGAAATCGCCGACGGCGATGACAGCCATCAGGTCCGGACGATACCAGGTATGATAGAAACGAAGGAGTGCCGACTGCGGGGTATGCAGAATGATATCTTCTTTCCCGATCGGCAGGCGAACGGCATACTGCGAACCGGCGTATTCAACCGGCCATTGTGTCCGTTGTACTCGCTCGAATGCACCACGACCCAGCCGCCACTCTTCATGCACAACACCGCGCTCTTTGTCAATTTCGACGCTGTCGAGTGTTGCGTGACCTGCCCAATCCTGCAATACCTGCATACCCTTTTCAGCAGTCGAGAGGGTATCGGTCGGTAGTTCGAGCATGTACACGGTCTCGTCGAACGACGTATACGCATTCACGTGCGCACCAAAACGCATGCCGATCGACTCCATGTAATTGACGAGATCCTGTTTCGGGAAGTGATCCGTCCCGTTGAACTCCATGTGCTCGCACATGTGAGCAAGCCCCTGTTGGTCTTCGTCCTCCAACACGGAGCCGGCGTGAACAGCAAGCCGAACCTCCATTCGATGTTCGGGCTTGATATTCTTTCGAATATAGTAGCGCAATCCGTTGGGCAGCGTGCCAGTTCGAACGGTGGGATCTTGCGGCAAGGCATCCGACAGATTCATCTGTTGGGCGGACGCCGATACAGCGAACAAGAGGGAGAGTACGAGAAGATAGTATTTACGTACCATAAATGATGAAGGATGATGGATGTAATTCGATGATGGCTAACGCAAAATCTGAGATTTCGTTACACGCCGGTTCTGGGCTTCCCCTTGTAACTTTCCGCACGATTTCAGAATTGTATGAGGACACAACTATTCGATCACGCTATGAAACAGGCGCTTTTTATCGTCATTTCAATCTGTTCGCTGATAGCCCCGGCCATGGCAGCGACGTTCCACGTCGGCCCAACCCAGCCCCATACGGCTCCGAGTACGGTCATGGGGCTCGTTCAGGATGGCGATACGGTTCTCATCGACGCCGGACTCTATAGCGGTGATGTCGGCATTTGGACCAAGAGCAATCTCGTCATCAAGGGAGTCGGAGGTTACGCGCATCTCGATGCCGCGGGGAAAAATGCTGGGGGAAAAGCGATCTGGGTCATTCAAGGCAGTAACACGTACATCGAGAATATTGAATTCGCCGGTGCTGCCGTACCTGACCTCAACGGCGCCGGAATCCGACAAGAAGGGGCTGGGCTCGAACTTCGGCATTGCTACTTCCATGATAACGAAGACGGGGTACTCGCAGGCGATAATGCGAACAGCGACATTCTCTTCGAGGCCTGCGAATTCGATCATAACGGGCACGGCGACGGCTATTCGCACAATATGTACATCAACCATGTCCGCAGTTTCACTCTTCGATTCTGCTACATCCACCGGGCCAATGTCGGCCATGAAGTCAAGAGCCGGGCATATCGTACCTATATCCTCTATAACCGTATCACCGACGAAGCGGACGGCACGGCCAGCTATTGTATTGATCTGCCGAACGGTGGGGAGGCGTATATCATCGGCAACAGCATCCAGAAAGGACCGATGGCACAGAACCGCCAGATCATACGCTTCGGCGAAGAGGGGCAAACCAATCCGACGCAAGAGATCTACATCGTGAACAATACGATGGTCTCTGAGTTGCCGAAGTGCACATTCGTCGCGCTTGCCGCTGCGACTTCGCTGTCAAAGCTGTACAACAACCTGTTCGCCGGACCGGGTACGATGTACGACATGAACATCTCGGGTACGATCGACTCGTCCGAGAATGTGTATGCAAATGCCGATCCATTATATGATTATGGTTGGTATTTCATCGGAGATTCAGCTCATTATGACTACCACGTCGGAGGCGAGGATTTGGTCATTCCCGGATCAAACCCCGGAACCGCGCATGGGATAGATCTGAGCCCGTCTCAGCAATACGTCCACCCAACCGACAGTTCCGCACGCGGCGACAACGGCCATTCGATCGGGGCATTTGAATGGAGAGTTCTTGATGTTCCCACGACCAAAGCATCGGAAGCCGGGATCGAAGTCTTCCCGAATCCGACATCGTCGTTTGTCACCGTTACTCTCAGACAAGCGGCAATCGACCACACGGCCAAACTTCGACTCTTCGACCCCCTTGGAAAGACCATTCGGACCATTGATGTCGCCGCCGGGGCAATGTCAGTGACGTTCGATGTAACCGGACTGTCACGCGGGTCATACTCCATCGCCCTGCTTGGCGCTTATGGCACGCAATCGGCAAGAAGGCAACTGATCGTTCGCTGACCGCCGAGACACCAATCAAGCTGCAGCGATGTTGTTGGTGCGTAAGCATTAAACAGATACTTGGCAACCAGTACCCCATCGAACAAGTCTGTCGGTCCGGGCGGAGAAATCCGGTCGGAGGGGTCGTTACGTAATTTCTCACAGCGGGGAGAACGGGACGACGAAACGCTGCTTGCCAACATCGCAACCGGTGATTCCGAGGCCCTTTCCGCTCTGTACGACAAGTACCAGCGACGAATCTATTCGTTAGTGCTGAAGATCGTACGAAATGAGGACGACGCCGCTGAAGTCATGCAGGACGTGTTCCTGCAGGTATGGGAGAAAGCAGGTCTTTTCGATCAGGAACGCGGCTCGTTCGGTGCATGGCTGACCACACTCGCCCACAATAAGGCCATCAATGTGCTGCGGTCGCGGCGCTACAAGAAGTCTGCACTCGAAGTGCGACAAGATCTGGAAGAGTTGTCAGGTGTTGTCTCTGACGCGACCATCGAACGTCGAACCGCATTGGACGAACAGGTAGAAGCAAGCGATCGGGAGCAGATGCTCTCGTTGCTTGCACAGATCCCCGAGGCCCAGCGGCAGGCACTCACGATGGCGTATTACTCCGGTTACTCACAAACGGAGATCGCCGATGCGCTTGGCGTTCCGCTCGGAACCGTCAAGACCCGCATGCGGCAAGGGATGATCAAATTACGAGATATGCTGACCGGTGGATAACGAGCGTACATATAGCCAAGCTGAACGCGAAGAGATCGAAGCGCTCGCTTCTGCCTACGCACTCGGCGTGCTGACCGAAAGCGAACCGGATTTCGTGCGCTTTCAAGCGCTGCTCGAGGCCGGCGATCCGGTCCTCGTGAATGCTCTGGAGGAATGTTTTGAATCGTCTGTCGCCCTTGCCGACAGCGCCGAACAAGTCGATGCTCCTGCTTCGATCAAGTCAACGCTCCTTGACACCATTTCAAAGGCCGAGAAGCAGGGCACGACCGAACGGATGGTAACGTATGGAAATGATAAGACCCCCGTCCCTGCCAGCATTGTCCGTAAAATTCGCTCGAAGAACCGTACGCTCATCAGCGTGAGTGTGGTCGGTGGTCTGCTCATTTGCACGCTGCTCGCGATGAACGTGATGAAATCGGCGAAGCTCGACCGTTCGGCAGACCTGATGAAGTCGCTATTAAAGCAAACCGATTCGCTGCGGGCAAGTAATCATGAATATGCAGTGAGCGACTCGCTCGTGCGTTGCGTGCTGGGGATGTTGCAGGAAGAGAACGCGCGTCTGGTCACAATGACCACCCCTGCACAGCCGAAGCACCAGCATTTGTTCTTCAGCCCCAAGCAGAAGATGGTCGTCGTCATGCGCGAGGATTTGCCGATACTCGATTCGATGCACTACTACGAAGTGTGGGCCGTCGTCGACCACAAACCGACCCCTGTCGGTAATTTCGTTGTCGACCCGAAGGACAAAGAACCGATGTATACGTTCAAGGCCGATCTTGCATCGGCTGATGCATTCGGGATATCCGTCGAAACCCGTGGTGCAGCCCCGAACCCGCAAAGCCCCATGATCTTTGCGGGCGAGGTTCCCCGATTTGGTCGCAATTGACAACATGACATTGGTGAATACCTTTGAGCATCCTGCATCCACATATCGAAAATCTTTTTGTCGAATTTGCGTTAATACGGACAACACGACTCTATGGCCATGAACGTCGAACAGCTCCGCGAGTTTTGCCTGTCGCTCCCCCATGCGACCGAGGATATTAAATGGGGTAATGATCTGTGTTTTTGTATCGGCGAAAAGATGTTCGCGACCGCAAGCCTGAACCCTGCAAGCGGTTTTTCCTGCTCGTTCAAGTGCTCACCAGAGAAATATTCAAAGCTGATCGAACGCGACGGAATCACGTCGGCGCCGTACACCGGACGATTTGGTTGGGTTTGTGTTCGCAAACGTGCCGCATTGCAAGAAGAAGAACTCAAAGGGTTAATCAAGGAATCGTATAATGCTGTGATGCAGGGATTGCCTGCAAAGGTGCGCAAGGAGCTGAAGGTCCAGGCGTGAAGAGGTCGCGATTACCGGTTGCATGCAGTATCCTCCTTCTTCTGACTGTTACTGACAGCGCTTTCCCCACAGTCCGTCATCTGAAGATTATTCATTGGAATGACTTCCATTCTCAGATAGAGCCTATTACGTCGGCGAAAACAATACGTGGAGGCTTCCTGAATTTCAAGCGTGTTGTGGACTCGCTGCGAGCAGTCGCCGCGAAGTATGGCGATGCATGCCTTGCGCTCGATGCAGGGGATGAATTCCAGGGCACGCTTATCAGCACGATCACCAAAGGACGCGCGTCGTATCGACTCCTGAACTTGATCAAGCCGGACGCCGTGACACTCGGTAATCATGAGTTCGATTATGGCTGGCCGAATCTGCGTACGCTGCTTCGCTCGACGGTTCACTTCCCCGTCACGAATGCAAATATCTCTGACGAAACCGGATCTCCAATCGCCAAGCGATATATCATTAAGCGAGTGCACGGACTTCGGGTCGCGATCATCGGGCTAACGCTGCAATCGCTCGCATCAAGTACACTGCCCAAAAGTATTCTCGGACTTCACATCGAACAGTACGATTCGGTACTGCCCAATATCCTTCGAGAAGTCAAACAACGGTCGCCCGATCTTATTATCCTCCTCACACATATCGGGGTGGAAGCAGATTCCGCTCTTGCTGCCCGATATCCGGAAGTGAATGTAATCGTCGGCGGCCACTCTCATACTCCGTTGCAACATCCGATGCGGGTCGGACGGACCGTGATCGTACAGGCCGGATCGAAAGGACGATGGGTGGGCGAACTCGATCTCGATGTCGATACGGACGGCGACTCCGTTGTGTCATCGAGCGGCAGGTTGATCGATGTATGTCCTGGTGACAATACCGACGCGACGGCAGCCAGGGCCGTCAAAACGCTGCTCACTCTGGTCGATAGTTCGTATTCCGAACAGATCGGGACATTGATACATGACTGGTACAATCGCTACGAGTACAACAGTAATCTTTCGTGCTTCGAAGCATCGGTGTTTCGGGAAGCCCTTGGCAGCGACCTCGGCTGTATCAATCACGGTGGAATCAGGAAGTCTCTGCCAAAAGGACCGATCCTCCTGAAGGATATCTATGAGATCAATCCATTCCAGAATGAACTGATGCGCATCACCATACGAGGCGATCGTTTGCGCGAGGCGCTCGAACACATGCTCAGTGGAGATGCATCCGAGACATGCGACTTCTCGGGGCTTCGCTGCGTATTCGATCGTACCCAGCATGCAATCACGTCGATCATGATCGGTGAAAAAGAGTTGAAGGAAACTGCACAGTACGCGATCGTGACCAACGCGTTCGTCGCGTCGAAACTGAATGCAATCTTTGGTTTGCACCCAACAGACGTGTCGATCGAACCGCTTGGATCGACCGATGCCGATATCATCGCCGCCGAAATCCGTCGTCGCCGTAAGATTGACGGCACTGTCGTCCCTTGGCTGACACAGCGAAACTAACGAGTTCGTCTTCGGCTTGCTTATATTTGAGTTGTAACGCAAGGCGCACATGGCATCGGAAGGATCGTTCTTAAAACGGATGGAGGAATACGGATTCCTCACGCGAATCTACGATCGTCTGCCGGAAGAATTCACCGCAGTATTCGAGATCGCCCGAATTCTCGAAGCCGAGGACTCCGAACTGCGTAAACGGCTCGAACCGGCCTTCCGCCTCCCAACGCTCGATGAAACGCCGGTCAAAGACGCCGTCGATCTCTTTCAACCCGAGGTCGTAACCGGTGAAGAGTACGAAGCCGATTTCATCCGCAATCGTCGTGACATCGCCCGTATCTACTCGTGGCAGTTCATGCTTCCCGACGAGGTGTTCGACCAGCGATTGGCCGAACGTACGCTGTGGATGCCCGTTTCGAAAGCACCGAAAATTTTGCCTATTCAGGAAGTTGGCGATAGTTTTTCGTTCGATAGCCGCAAGCAGAAAGTCTTCGTGCTCTTCGACACCTCCTCCTCGATGCGGGCCCATCATCGCATTCATTTGGCGAAGGCTGTCCTGGTGTATTTCCTCGAACGCAATAAAGAGGATCTTGGGTACGTCAGCCTTCGAACGTTCGACGATCACGTCGGCGATCTTCATACTGCAATCGATGCCGAAAGCTACAATGCGCTTATTCGGCATATCCTGCGCCTGACCCATTTGGGAAACGGCACCGTTCTGCAGAAAGCACTGCTCGCAGCCATCGACGAGATCGAACATACCGAGCATCTTGCCGGCGCCGAGATCCTGATCATCACCGATGGCGCCGTCGCGCTCGACGAACCTCTGATCCGATCGAGGCTGGATGCGAATACGAAGATCCACTGCGTCAAGATCGGACATGCCCAAATATTTGCCTCGGACAAACAGATCGACGACCTCATCGCTGTCGGCAAAGTCGGCAATGCAAAGCTCCTCGCCGATTTGATTTCGCAAGAAGCCGAGCTCAAACGGATGATCGAGCATACGAGCGTCCCCGATAAACGCCATCAGCTCGAATCGACGCTCAAAGGCATTCGCACGACGCTGCAAAACAAGAAACGCGAATTTGCCGAAGAATATAAAGAACTCTATGGCCACGAGCTGCAGCGGCT is part of the Bacteroidota bacterium genome and encodes:
- a CDS encoding right-handed parallel beta-helix repeat-containing protein gives rise to the protein MKQALFIVISICSLIAPAMAATFHVGPTQPHTAPSTVMGLVQDGDTVLIDAGLYSGDVGIWTKSNLVIKGVGGYAHLDAAGKNAGGKAIWVIQGSNTYIENIEFAGAAVPDLNGAGIRQEGAGLELRHCYFHDNEDGVLAGDNANSDILFEACEFDHNGHGDGYSHNMYINHVRSFTLRFCYIHRANVGHEVKSRAYRTYILYNRITDEADGTASYCIDLPNGGEAYIIGNSIQKGPMAQNRQIIRFGEEGQTNPTQEIYIVNNTMVSELPKCTFVALAAATSLSKLYNNLFAGPGTMYDMNISGTIDSSENVYANADPLYDYGWYFIGDSAHYDYHVGGEDLVIPGSNPGTAHGIDLSPSQQYVHPTDSSARGDNGHSIGAFEWRVLDVPTTKASEAGIEVFPNPTSSFVTVTLRQAAIDHTAKLRLFDPLGKTIRTIDVAAGAMSVTFDVTGLSRGSYSIALLGAYGTQSARRQLIVR
- a CDS encoding sigma-70 family RNA polymerase sigma factor, which codes for MATSTPSNKSVGPGGEIRSEGSLRNFSQRGERDDETLLANIATGDSEALSALYDKYQRRIYSLVLKIVRNEDDAAEVMQDVFLQVWEKAGLFDQERGSFGAWLTTLAHNKAINVLRSRRYKKSALEVRQDLEELSGVVSDATIERRTALDEQVEASDREQMLSLLAQIPEAQRQALTMAYYSGYSQTEIADALGVPLGTVKTRMRQGMIKLRDMLTGG
- a CDS encoding anti-sigma factor produces the protein MDNERTYSQAEREEIEALASAYALGVLTESEPDFVRFQALLEAGDPVLVNALEECFESSVALADSAEQVDAPASIKSTLLDTISKAEKQGTTERMVTYGNDKTPVPASIVRKIRSKNRTLISVSVVGGLLICTLLAMNVMKSAKLDRSADLMKSLLKQTDSLRASNHEYAVSDSLVRCVLGMLQEENARLVTMTTPAQPKHQHLFFSPKQKMVVVMREDLPILDSMHYYEVWAVVDHKPTPVGNFVVDPKDKEPMYTFKADLASADAFGISVETRGAAPNPQSPMIFAGEVPRFGRN
- a CDS encoding MmcQ/YjbR family DNA-binding protein — encoded protein: MNVEQLREFCLSLPHATEDIKWGNDLCFCIGEKMFATASLNPASGFSCSFKCSPEKYSKLIERDGITSAPYTGRFGWVCVRKRAALQEEELKGLIKESYNAVMQGLPAKVRKELKVQA
- a CDS encoding bifunctional metallophosphatase/5'-nucleotidase; amino-acid sequence: MKRSRLPVACSILLLLTVTDSAFPTVRHLKIIHWNDFHSQIEPITSAKTIRGGFLNFKRVVDSLRAVAAKYGDACLALDAGDEFQGTLISTITKGRASYRLLNLIKPDAVTLGNHEFDYGWPNLRTLLRSTVHFPVTNANISDETGSPIAKRYIIKRVHGLRVAIIGLTLQSLASSTLPKSILGLHIEQYDSVLPNILREVKQRSPDLIILLTHIGVEADSALAARYPEVNVIVGGHSHTPLQHPMRVGRTVIVQAGSKGRWVGELDLDVDTDGDSVVSSSGRLIDVCPGDNTDATAARAVKTLLTLVDSSYSEQIGTLIHDWYNRYEYNSNLSCFEASVFREALGSDLGCINHGGIRKSLPKGPILLKDIYEINPFQNELMRITIRGDRLREALEHMLSGDASETCDFSGLRCVFDRTQHAITSIMIGEKELKETAQYAIVTNAFVASKLNAIFGLHPTDVSIEPLGSTDADIIAAEIRRRRKIDGTVVPWLTQRN
- a CDS encoding VWA domain-containing protein, producing the protein MASEGSFLKRMEEYGFLTRIYDRLPEEFTAVFEIARILEAEDSELRKRLEPAFRLPTLDETPVKDAVDLFQPEVVTGEEYEADFIRNRRDIARIYSWQFMLPDEVFDQRLAERTLWMPVSKAPKILPIQEVGDSFSFDSRKQKVFVLFDTSSSMRAHHRIHLAKAVLVYFLERNKEDLGYVSLRTFDDHVGDLHTAIDAESYNALIRHILRLTHLGNGTVLQKALLAAIDEIEHTEHLAGAEILIITDGAVALDEPLIRSRLDANTKIHCVKIGHAQIFASDKQIDDLIAVGKVGNAKLLADLISQEAELKRMIEHTSVPDKRHQLESTLKGIRTTLQNKKREFAEEYKELYGHELQRLANVYIEIEDIDDISLFCATDEAIADIEMLVRQIEEDAEQFFTPDMMKRAAVLHDHVSFLLKYEKDPALRETLQQLDERLRQLLREGLELDNPLSDVGGKPMDGSQHVALPMSDEDIRDLHFLLDSDGGFGSTQLRLLLRFMIRFTIKAVKRVFRRAA